In a single window of the Zea mays cultivar B73 chromosome 5, Zm-B73-REFERENCE-NAM-5.0, whole genome shotgun sequence genome:
- the LOC100384309 gene encoding uncharacterized protein LOC100384309: MTSPRAIASAARPRPYVHPARLSSASTRTVVADLGLRRPISISAVAAAMPSPLRRRRTAMPSPERMRTATTDLPGATGFQTGRKVANAGGYAIWFLTTRRWKAVGAGGQGIRTTAVASKTGRGTDGATGAGAQARSQGPHPTNVATAAGAETRARGGGMTAVEGRTSSVEAL; this comes from the coding sequence ATGACGTCTCCCCGCGCCATCGCAAGCGCCGCGCGTCCCCGTCCCTATGTCCACCCCGCTCGCCTTTCCTCGGCGTCGACGCGGACCGTCGTCGCAGATCTAGGGCTTCGCCGCCCGATTTCGATATCCGCGGTCGCCGCTGCGATGCCAAGCCCTCTGAGGAGAAGGAGAACGGCCATGCCAAGCCCGGAAAGGATGAGGACGGCGACAACCGATCTCCCCGGCGCGACAGGGTTTCAGACAGGGAGGAAGGTAGCGAACGCCGGAGGATACGCGATATGGTTTCTGACGACGAGAAGGTGGAAGGCCGTCGGCGCAGGCGGGCAAGGGATCCGGACGACCGCCGTGGCAAGCAAGACCGGGAGAGGAACAGACGGCGCCACCGGCGCCGGAGCCCAAGCTCGGAGTCAGGGTCCTCACCCAACGAACGTCGCCACCGCCGCCGGCGCcgagacgagggctcgaggcggcgGGATGACCGCAGTCGAAGGGAGGACGAGCTCCGTAGAAGCCCTATGA